A single genomic interval of Microbacterium sp. BLY harbors:
- the aroQ gene encoding type II 3-dehydroquinate dehydratase, which translates to MTGPRRLLLVNGPNLNLLGTREPEVYGTATLADVERITAEAAAALGFEVRALQSNHEGVLIDAIHEARADCAGIVINPGGLTHTSVALRDALTGVALPFAEVHISDVYAREEFRHHSYLHDVAAVRVVGHGVEGYAEAVRELVAHL; encoded by the coding sequence ATGACCGGCCCGCGTCGGCTGCTGCTCGTCAACGGCCCCAACCTGAACCTCCTCGGCACCCGCGAGCCCGAGGTCTACGGCACTGCGACGCTGGCCGACGTCGAGCGGATCACCGCGGAGGCCGCCGCCGCACTCGGGTTCGAGGTGCGGGCCCTGCAGAGCAACCATGAGGGTGTGCTCATCGATGCGATCCACGAGGCGCGTGCGGACTGCGCGGGCATCGTCATCAATCCGGGCGGCCTCACGCACACATCGGTCGCCCTGCGTGATGCTCTCACCGGCGTCGCGTTGCCGTTCGCCGAGGTGCACATCTCCGACGTCTACGCCCGCGAGGAGTTCCGTCACCACTCGTACCTGCACGACGTCGCTGCCGTCCGCGTCGTCGGGCACGGCGTGGAAGGCTACGCCGAGGCGGTGCGGGAACTCGTCGCTCACCTCTGA
- a CDS encoding N-acetyltransferase, whose product MSIAVRRITPEDWREVKALRLQALADPAAPMAFLDTVEHAAAQPDRFWQERAANAAGDAAATQFVAIADDGTWTGTVTVLPHREQHDAGLVVGVYVADAHRGAGVIDALLDDAAAWARDRDFRALVLEVHVDNERAQAVYRRCGFVQTGAIETSGFGREWVMRRELAHTGSVPA is encoded by the coding sequence ATGAGCATCGCCGTCCGGCGCATCACACCGGAGGACTGGCGGGAGGTCAAGGCGCTGCGGTTGCAGGCCCTCGCCGACCCGGCCGCGCCGATGGCGTTCCTCGACACCGTCGAGCACGCCGCCGCACAGCCCGACCGCTTCTGGCAGGAGCGCGCGGCGAACGCCGCGGGTGATGCCGCCGCGACGCAGTTCGTCGCGATCGCCGACGACGGCACCTGGACCGGGACGGTGACGGTGCTCCCGCATCGCGAGCAGCACGACGCCGGGCTCGTCGTGGGGGTGTACGTGGCAGACGCGCACCGCGGTGCGGGGGTCATCGATGCGCTCCTCGACGACGCCGCCGCCTGGGCACGCGACCGCGACTTCCGTGCGCTCGTGCTCGAGGTGCATGTCGACAACGAGCGCGCGCAGGCGGTCTACCGTCGATGCGGCTTCGTCCAGACCGGCGCGATCGAGACCTCCGGCTTCGGACGAGAGTGGGTCATGCGCCGGGAGCTGGCGCACACGGGGAGCGTGCCCGCATGA
- the aroB gene encoding 3-dehydroquinate synthase has product MSTTTISVTGNDAYDISIGRGILDQVAAALAPGVRKVLVVHPPTLAARAAELRDRILADTAEGPREVLLAEIPDAEQGKRIEVAAFCWQVMGQADFTRTDAVIGYGGGAVTDLAGFVAATWLRGVQVIQVPTTVLGLVDAAVGGKTGVNTAEGKNLVGAFWAPRAVIGDLDELGSLSPNEATAGFAEVVKAGFIWAPEILDIIEADPTRAVDTATDEFRRAVELAIDMKAQVVSDDFREAGQREILNYGHTLGHAIEHAERYRWRHGAAISIGMLYAAELSRLAGRLSDAAAERHRTILESLGLPTSYRAGAWPQLLATMQRDKKSRGGMLRFILLDDIAKPTVLQAPDESLLFAAYQEIGS; this is encoded by the coding sequence ATGAGCACGACGACCATCAGCGTCACCGGGAACGACGCCTACGACATCAGCATCGGCCGGGGAATCCTCGACCAGGTCGCGGCGGCGCTGGCGCCCGGCGTCCGCAAGGTCCTGGTCGTGCATCCACCGACCCTCGCGGCTCGCGCCGCCGAACTCCGCGACCGCATCCTCGCCGACACGGCCGAGGGGCCGCGAGAGGTGCTCCTCGCCGAGATCCCGGATGCCGAGCAGGGCAAGCGCATCGAGGTCGCGGCCTTCTGCTGGCAGGTGATGGGCCAGGCCGACTTCACCCGCACCGATGCGGTCATCGGCTACGGCGGGGGCGCGGTGACCGACCTCGCCGGCTTCGTGGCGGCCACCTGGCTGCGGGGCGTCCAGGTCATCCAGGTGCCGACCACCGTCCTCGGCCTCGTGGACGCCGCCGTGGGGGGCAAGACCGGCGTCAACACCGCGGAGGGGAAGAACCTCGTCGGCGCCTTCTGGGCTCCGCGCGCCGTCATCGGCGACCTCGACGAGCTGGGCAGCCTGAGCCCGAACGAGGCCACCGCCGGCTTCGCGGAGGTCGTCAAGGCCGGCTTCATCTGGGCGCCGGAGATCCTCGACATCATCGAAGCCGATCCGACGCGCGCGGTCGACACCGCGACGGACGAGTTCCGTCGGGCGGTCGAGCTCGCGATCGACATGAAGGCGCAGGTCGTGTCGGACGACTTCCGCGAGGCCGGACAGCGCGAGATCCTCAACTACGGACACACGCTCGGACACGCGATCGAGCACGCGGAGCGATACCGCTGGCGGCACGGGGCGGCGATCTCCATCGGCATGCTGTACGCCGCGGAGCTCTCCCGGTTGGCCGGACGGCTGTCGGATGCCGCGGCGGAGCGCCACCGGACGATCCTCGAGTCGCTGGGCCTGCCCACCTCGTACCGCGCCGGAGCCTGGCCGCAGCTGCTCGCCACGATGCAGCGCGACAAGAAGAGCCGCGGCGGCATGCTCCGGTTCATCCTGCTGGACGACATCGCCAAGCCCACCGTGCTCCAGGCACCGGACGAGTCACTGCTGTTCGCGGCGTACCAGGAGATCGGCTCATGA
- a CDS encoding shikimate kinase: MTNEADPLTVVLVGPMAAGKTSIGRRVARRLGVAFIDTDKRLVAAHGPISEIFAAHGEPHFRTLERDAVRTALAEGGVISLGGGAVTDPETRELLRDHPVVFLTVDEAAVADRLRGGTRPLLAGDDPVEKWKRIFAERRGWYDEVASTTFDTSRRPMQRIADEIVAWRREQR; encoded by the coding sequence ATGACGAACGAGGCTGACCCGCTCACGGTGGTCCTCGTCGGGCCGATGGCGGCCGGCAAGACCAGCATCGGACGACGGGTCGCACGGCGCCTCGGCGTCGCGTTTATCGACACGGACAAACGCCTCGTCGCCGCGCACGGACCGATCTCGGAGATCTTCGCCGCTCACGGCGAACCGCACTTCCGGACGCTGGAGCGCGACGCAGTCCGCACGGCACTGGCCGAGGGTGGCGTGATCTCGCTGGGGGGCGGCGCGGTCACGGATCCCGAGACGCGGGAGCTGCTGCGCGACCATCCCGTGGTGTTCCTCACCGTCGACGAGGCGGCGGTGGCCGATCGCCTGCGCGGGGGGACGCGCCCCCTCCTGGCGGGCGATGACCCCGTCGAGAAGTGGAAGCGGATCTTCGCCGAACGGCGAGGATGGTACGACGAGGTGGCATCGACGACGTTCGACACCTCGCGGCGTCCGATGCAGCGCATCGCGGACGAGATCGTGGCATGGAGGAGAGAACAGCGATGA
- the aroC gene encoding chorismate synthase: MLRVLTAGESHGPELIAVMEGLPSGVPVSSEAIQADLARRKLGYGRGSRMKFEQDELTISGGVRHGKTLGSPIALRIGNTEWPKWIEVMNPEPVELTDRSRGRGAPLTRPRPGHADLVGMQKYDFDEARPILERASARETAARVALGAVARSFLGELGIRLVSHTLSIGPVRVPDGAALPTPDDVDALDADPLRCFDPATSALMVAEVDDAKKDGDTLGGIVEVLAYGLPPGLGSHVHWDRRLDARLAQALMSIQAIKGVEVGDGFETTRRRGSAAHDELFATADGIARGTDRAGGTEGGMSTGTVLRVRAGMKPIATVPHALRTIDVATGDEATAHHQRSDVCAVPAAGVVAEAMVAIELARAVLEKFGGDSVRETRRNLDGYLEAIPAELRTAPASEAALIAHDERG; the protein is encoded by the coding sequence ATGCTCCGCGTGCTCACGGCCGGCGAATCGCACGGCCCAGAACTCATCGCCGTCATGGAGGGCCTGCCCTCCGGCGTCCCGGTGTCGTCCGAGGCCATCCAGGCCGACCTCGCCCGCCGCAAGCTCGGCTATGGACGCGGCTCCCGGATGAAGTTCGAACAGGACGAGCTGACCATCTCGGGCGGTGTGCGCCACGGCAAGACCCTGGGGAGCCCCATCGCTCTGCGCATCGGCAACACCGAGTGGCCGAAGTGGATCGAGGTCATGAACCCGGAGCCGGTGGAGCTCACCGACCGCTCGCGCGGTCGTGGCGCGCCGCTGACCCGGCCGCGTCCGGGCCACGCCGACCTCGTGGGCATGCAGAAGTACGACTTCGATGAGGCCCGTCCGATCCTCGAGCGTGCGAGCGCGCGGGAGACCGCCGCCCGCGTGGCGCTCGGTGCCGTCGCCCGCTCCTTCCTCGGTGAACTCGGCATCCGACTCGTCAGCCACACGCTCTCCATCGGGCCGGTGCGAGTGCCGGATGGCGCGGCGCTGCCGACTCCGGACGACGTGGACGCACTGGACGCCGACCCGCTGCGGTGCTTCGACCCCGCGACCTCGGCGCTCATGGTCGCCGAGGTGGACGACGCCAAGAAGGACGGCGACACCCTCGGCGGCATCGTCGAGGTCCTCGCGTACGGTCTGCCGCCGGGGCTCGGCTCCCACGTGCACTGGGACCGTCGCCTGGACGCCCGGCTGGCCCAGGCGCTCATGAGCATCCAGGCGATCAAGGGCGTGGAGGTCGGCGACGGCTTCGAGACCACGCGCCGCCGCGGCTCCGCCGCCCACGACGAGCTCTTCGCCACCGCCGACGGCATCGCCCGCGGCACGGACCGCGCCGGCGGCACCGAGGGCGGCATGTCCACCGGGACCGTGCTTCGTGTGCGCGCCGGGATGAAGCCGATCGCGACCGTGCCGCACGCGCTGCGCACGATCGATGTCGCGACCGGGGACGAGGCGACCGCGCACCACCAGCGTTCGGACGTCTGCGCCGTTCCGGCGGCGGGCGTCGTCGCGGAGGCCATGGTGGCCATCGAACTCGCGCGCGCCGTCCTGGAGAAGTTCGGCGGGGACAGCGTTCGCGAGACACGCCGCAACCTCGACGGATACCTGGAGGCTATCCCCGCGGAGCTGCGCACGGCCCCCGCGTCCGAGGCGGCGCTCATCGCGCATGACGAACGAGGCTGA
- a CDS encoding shikimate dehydrogenase: MNRRRLAVWGDPIGHSRSPELHAAAYAVLGLDWEYGRRQVGAEGFTDAVEALDDSWRGLSLTMPLKEEAYRYAATRDAHAELTGAVNTLLLSEYPAGFNTDVGGIVDALGDAGIREIGTARILGAGATAASALVALADLGARRVEVAARRPERAAGLVRIGERRGVVVTPRSFEDVDGDADLTVATLPSGTALPPDVAARLSDMGGTLFDAAYAPWPSALATAWGDQPVVSGLGMLLHQAVRQIRIFLHGDPVSPLPDEDAVLAAMRATL, translated from the coding sequence GTGAACCGGAGACGCCTTGCGGTCTGGGGCGACCCGATCGGGCACTCCCGTTCGCCGGAGCTGCACGCCGCGGCCTACGCGGTGCTCGGGCTGGACTGGGAGTACGGGCGCCGCCAGGTCGGCGCGGAGGGGTTCACGGACGCCGTCGAGGCGCTCGACGACTCCTGGCGCGGCCTGTCCCTGACGATGCCGCTCAAGGAGGAGGCGTACCGATACGCCGCCACCCGTGACGCCCATGCGGAGCTGACCGGCGCGGTCAACACGCTCCTGCTCTCGGAGTACCCGGCCGGATTCAACACCGACGTCGGCGGGATCGTCGATGCGCTCGGGGACGCCGGCATCCGCGAGATCGGGACGGCGCGGATCCTGGGCGCCGGAGCGACGGCGGCCTCGGCTCTCGTCGCCCTCGCCGACCTCGGGGCGAGGCGGGTGGAGGTCGCCGCCCGGCGGCCGGAACGCGCCGCCGGGCTCGTCCGCATCGGAGAGCGTCGCGGGGTCGTGGTCACCCCGCGATCGTTCGAGGACGTGGACGGCGACGCGGACCTCACGGTGGCGACGTTGCCCTCCGGCACCGCGCTGCCGCCGGACGTCGCTGCCCGCCTGTCCGACATGGGCGGGACGCTCTTCGATGCGGCCTACGCCCCGTGGCCGTCCGCGCTCGCGACGGCGTGGGGCGATCAGCCGGTCGTCTCCGGGCTCGGGATGCTGCTGCATCAGGCGGTCCGGCAGATCCGGATCTTCCTGCACGGCGACCCGGTCTCGCCGCTGCCGGACGAGGACGCGGTCCTCGCCGCGATGCGCGCCACCCTCTGA
- the mltG gene encoding endolytic transglycosylase MltG: MSERESRAPEHEHEQSSRLGDLFENLPAPSPQVPTTGDDTPAPGSRRAAREAAARQPMTSSVEGTTGGEADEPARPVSAAAGRPSTPTEAEADTPVATDHAVATRAVPVVTTADVSTPHGPRRSGGVDEAPVLGGGLDEIFAAQDDDRDRGAPAKKQRRKGCLIALIIVLAILGGIAAGGIWVANTFGDRIADAMGWGEPKDWEPGQATGEALVTIKQGDTGGPVSKALYEAGVTKTEDVFYDYLIDENIAVTFYPGVYRLQQKMTAEDALAALRNEDNKLENTVSMPEGGTIESALPSMAETLGMPLADLEAAVADPSAYGVEAQSLEGWLFPAVYTFDPEVTATQVIQRMVDRTRESLAAAGVPDEDAQRILTIASIIQREGRTDDFAKVSRVIQNRLDDDMLLQMDSTAQYGYGSLHEGVVSSSAEALEDPNEWNTYVHKGLPITPIASPNDAAIDAAMHPADGPWIYFVTVNLETGETQFSETLAEHEQGVEKWRDWCRANPDAGC, from the coding sequence ATGTCCGAACGCGAGAGCCGTGCGCCCGAGCACGAGCACGAGCAGAGCTCCCGATTGGGTGACCTGTTCGAGAACCTCCCCGCTCCCTCGCCCCAGGTGCCGACCACCGGCGACGACACCCCCGCCCCCGGTTCCCGCCGTGCGGCCAGGGAAGCCGCGGCGCGTCAGCCGATGACGTCGTCCGTGGAGGGCACGACCGGAGGCGAGGCGGACGAGCCGGCGCGTCCCGTCTCGGCGGCGGCAGGCCGCCCTTCGACACCGACGGAGGCCGAGGCGGACACGCCCGTCGCGACTGACCACGCGGTAGCGACACGCGCGGTTCCCGTGGTCACCACGGCCGACGTATCGACGCCGCACGGGCCACGTCGATCGGGCGGCGTCGACGAGGCTCCCGTGCTCGGAGGCGGCCTCGACGAGATCTTCGCCGCGCAGGACGACGACCGCGACCGTGGCGCACCCGCGAAGAAGCAGCGCCGCAAGGGCTGTCTCATCGCGCTGATCATCGTCCTGGCCATCCTCGGCGGCATCGCTGCCGGCGGAATCTGGGTGGCGAACACCTTCGGCGACCGCATCGCCGATGCCATGGGCTGGGGCGAGCCGAAGGACTGGGAGCCCGGCCAGGCGACCGGTGAGGCACTCGTCACGATCAAGCAGGGTGACACGGGTGGCCCCGTGTCGAAGGCACTCTACGAAGCCGGCGTCACGAAGACCGAGGACGTCTTTTACGACTATCTGATCGACGAGAACATCGCGGTGACCTTCTATCCGGGCGTCTACCGCCTGCAGCAGAAGATGACGGCGGAAGATGCCCTGGCCGCCCTCCGCAACGAGGACAACAAGCTCGAGAACACCGTCTCCATGCCGGAGGGAGGGACGATCGAATCGGCCCTGCCGTCCATGGCGGAGACTCTCGGGATGCCGCTGGCCGACCTCGAAGCAGCCGTTGCCGATCCGTCCGCGTACGGGGTGGAGGCGCAGAGCCTGGAGGGGTGGCTGTTCCCCGCGGTGTACACCTTCGACCCCGAAGTCACCGCGACGCAGGTCATCCAGCGCATGGTCGACCGGACGCGCGAATCGCTCGCCGCCGCGGGCGTCCCGGACGAGGACGCGCAGCGGATCCTCACGATCGCCTCGATCATCCAGCGCGAAGGCCGCACGGACGACTTCGCCAAGGTGTCGCGCGTGATTCAGAACCGCCTCGACGACGACATGCTGCTCCAGATGGACTCGACGGCGCAGTACGGGTACGGCTCGCTGCACGAGGGCGTGGTCTCGAGCTCGGCGGAGGCTCTGGAAGACCCCAACGAGTGGAACACGTACGTTCACAAGGGCCTGCCGATCACGCCGATCGCGAGCCCGAACGATGCCGCGATCGATGCCGCGATGCATCCCGCCGACGGCCCATGGATCTACTTCGTCACCGTCAACCTCGAGACGGGCGAGACGCAGTTCTCGGAGACCCTCGCCGAACACGAGCAGGGCGTGGAGAAGTGGCGGGACTGGTGTCGGGCGAACCCCGACGCCGGGTGCTGA
- the ruvX gene encoding Holliday junction resolvase RuvX, with the protein MSGYRRGVRLGIDVGRARVGVARSDPDGMLAVPVETVPRDERSLTRIAELAAEYEPLEIVVGLPVNMQGADTPSTVDAREFAAALQARSGVPVRLVDERLSTVSAHAALRSSGRSQKNSRSIVDQVAAVVLLQQAIDTEKSTGNPAGAPVPVDEEPA; encoded by the coding sequence GTGAGCGGTTATCGCCGCGGGGTCCGGCTCGGCATCGACGTCGGCCGGGCCCGCGTGGGCGTGGCCCGGTCCGATCCGGATGGCATGCTGGCCGTCCCCGTCGAGACCGTGCCGCGCGATGAGCGCTCGCTCACGCGCATCGCGGAGCTGGCCGCGGAGTACGAGCCGCTGGAGATCGTCGTCGGGCTGCCGGTGAACATGCAGGGCGCGGACACGCCGTCGACGGTCGATGCGCGCGAGTTCGCCGCGGCGCTCCAGGCGCGCAGCGGCGTGCCGGTACGCCTCGTCGACGAGCGTCTGAGCACGGTCTCCGCGCATGCGGCGTTGCGGAGTTCTGGGCGATCACAGAAGAACTCTCGTAGCATTGTGGATCAGGTCGCCGCCGTGGTGCTGCTGCAGCAGGCGATCGACACGGAGAAGAGCACCGGAAACCCGGCCGGTGCCCCGGTCCCCGTTGACGAGGAGCCCGCCTGA
- the alaS gene encoding alanine--tRNA ligase, giving the protein MKTADIAQRYLSYFEKNDHLIVPSASLVSDDPSLLFTVAGMVPMIPYLTGVVPAPHPRIADLQKCIRTNDIEEVGRTARHGTFFQMLGNWSFGDYFKEGAIRYAWELLTSAEADGGLGFDEKDLWVTVYETDDEAEAIWRDIIGLKPERIQRLGRADNYWNTGQPGPGGPDSEIFFDRGPAYGKDGGPAVDDSRFLEIWNLVFMQDFIENIRGKTEFDIVGELPMKNIDTGMGLERVAFLKQGVENMYETDQVRPVLDRAVELSGRRYGAVHEDDVRFRVIADHVRSSLMLLSDGVRPSNEGRGYILRRLMRRTVRAMRLLGVDDPAFPELFAASRDAMKSAYPELERDWSVLSSAAFAEEETFRRTLAQGSTILDLALEDTKKSGGKTLSGSEAFLLHDTYGFPIDLTLEVAEEAGLDVDRAAFDSLMQEQRQRAKDDARNRKRQLADVSVYRDLRALGETGFDGYTALEVESRVLGLLVDGAPVRSATEGQIAEVVLAETTLYAESGGQVADKGTIVGPGYELEVLDVQRPVPGLISHTVEVSRGSVAVDDVATTIVDAANRRAARQAHSATHLVHAALRDTLGPTATQSGSLNRAGYMRFDFAWSQALSTDTRTEIEEITNRAVQDALEVTTRIVTLDEAKEAGAMALFGEKYGDVVRMVDIGGPWSRELCAGTHVSTSAEIGLVSVVGESSVGASNRRIEALVGADAFRELAAERALVSQLTASLKTPREQLPERIADLAASLKAAEKRIAQFEAKERAGRIPAIAEAATRVGDFRVAAQTLGDVASADDVRELVNGVRDRLGSDAAVVALGAVVNGRPVVVVATNEAARGAGAKAGALAKRAAGVLGGGGGGRDDVAQGGGTDAAALPAALEAVSQELRGA; this is encoded by the coding sequence ATGAAAACTGCGGACATCGCGCAGCGCTATCTCTCCTACTTCGAGAAGAACGACCACCTCATCGTGCCCTCGGCGTCCTTGGTGAGCGACGACCCCTCGCTGTTGTTCACGGTCGCGGGCATGGTCCCGATGATCCCGTATCTCACCGGGGTGGTCCCGGCGCCGCACCCGCGTATCGCCGACCTGCAGAAGTGCATCCGGACCAACGACATCGAGGAGGTCGGGCGGACCGCGCGTCACGGCACGTTCTTCCAAATGCTCGGCAACTGGTCGTTCGGCGACTACTTCAAGGAAGGCGCGATCCGTTACGCCTGGGAGCTCCTGACGAGCGCGGAGGCCGACGGCGGTCTCGGCTTCGACGAGAAGGACCTCTGGGTCACCGTCTACGAGACCGATGACGAGGCGGAGGCGATCTGGCGCGACATCATCGGACTCAAGCCGGAGCGTATCCAGCGCCTCGGGCGCGCGGACAACTACTGGAACACCGGCCAGCCCGGTCCCGGCGGACCCGACTCCGAGATCTTCTTCGACCGCGGTCCGGCCTATGGCAAGGACGGCGGGCCCGCCGTCGACGACTCGCGGTTCCTGGAGATCTGGAACCTCGTCTTCATGCAGGACTTCATCGAGAACATCCGCGGCAAGACCGAGTTCGACATCGTGGGCGAGCTGCCGATGAAGAACATCGACACCGGCATGGGGCTGGAGCGCGTCGCCTTCCTCAAGCAGGGCGTCGAGAACATGTACGAGACCGACCAGGTGCGTCCGGTCCTCGATCGCGCCGTCGAGCTCTCCGGTCGTCGCTACGGCGCCGTGCATGAGGACGACGTCCGCTTCCGTGTGATCGCCGACCACGTGCGCTCCTCGCTCATGCTCCTCTCCGACGGAGTGCGCCCGTCGAACGAGGGCCGCGGCTACATCCTGCGGCGCCTCATGCGCCGGACCGTGCGCGCGATGCGTCTGCTCGGCGTCGACGACCCCGCGTTCCCCGAGCTGTTCGCCGCGTCCCGCGACGCCATGAAGTCGGCGTACCCGGAACTGGAGCGCGACTGGTCGGTGCTCTCCTCGGCGGCCTTCGCCGAGGAGGAGACCTTCCGCCGCACGCTGGCGCAGGGATCGACAATCCTCGACCTCGCGCTGGAGGACACGAAGAAGAGCGGCGGGAAGACCCTCAGCGGCTCCGAGGCGTTCCTGCTGCACGACACCTACGGCTTCCCCATCGATCTGACCCTGGAGGTCGCCGAGGAGGCCGGGCTCGACGTCGACCGCGCCGCGTTCGACTCGCTCATGCAGGAGCAGCGTCAGCGCGCCAAGGATGATGCCCGCAACCGCAAGCGGCAGCTCGCGGACGTGTCGGTGTACCGCGACCTCCGTGCGCTGGGGGAGACCGGCTTCGACGGCTACACCGCGCTCGAGGTGGAGTCCCGTGTCCTCGGACTCCTCGTGGACGGAGCCCCTGTACGCAGCGCCACCGAAGGCCAGATCGCCGAGGTCGTCCTCGCCGAGACGACCCTGTACGCCGAATCCGGTGGCCAGGTGGCCGACAAGGGGACGATCGTGGGCCCGGGCTATGAGCTCGAGGTACTGGACGTGCAGCGTCCGGTACCCGGCCTCATCAGCCACACGGTGGAGGTATCCCGAGGTTCCGTCGCGGTGGACGACGTCGCGACGACCATCGTCGACGCCGCGAACCGTCGTGCGGCGCGCCAGGCGCACTCCGCCACCCACCTCGTGCACGCCGCTCTGCGCGACACGCTCGGCCCGACGGCCACGCAGTCGGGCTCGCTCAACCGCGCCGGGTACATGCGATTCGACTTCGCCTGGTCGCAGGCGCTGTCGACGGACACCCGCACGGAGATCGAGGAGATCACGAACCGCGCCGTGCAGGACGCCCTCGAGGTGACAACCCGCATCGTGACCCTCGACGAGGCCAAGGAAGCCGGCGCGATGGCGCTCTTCGGCGAGAAGTACGGCGACGTCGTGCGGATGGTCGACATCGGCGGTCCGTGGTCGCGCGAACTCTGTGCCGGAACGCACGTGTCGACCAGTGCGGAGATCGGCCTGGTCAGCGTGGTGGGGGAGTCGTCCGTCGGCGCCTCCAACCGCCGGATCGAGGCTCTCGTCGGCGCGGACGCGTTCCGCGAGCTCGCGGCGGAGCGGGCCCTCGTGTCGCAGCTCACCGCCTCCCTGAAGACGCCGCGCGAGCAGCTCCCCGAGCGGATCGCCGATCTCGCCGCGAGCCTCAAGGCCGCGGAGAAGCGCATCGCGCAGTTCGAGGCGAAGGAGCGTGCGGGACGCATCCCCGCCATCGCCGAGGCCGCGACGCGCGTCGGAGACTTCCGTGTGGCGGCGCAGACGCTGGGTGATGTCGCGTCGGCGGACGACGTCCGCGAGCTCGTCAACGGCGTGCGAGACCGGCTGGGTTCCGACGCCGCGGTCGTCGCGCTCGGTGCCGTCGTGAATGGTCGCCCCGTCGTCGTCGTCGCCACGAACGAGGCTGCACGCGGTGCCGGCGCGAAGGCGGGTGCGCTCGCGAAGCGCGCCGCCGGTGTGCTCGGCGGAGGCGGCGGCGGTCGGGACGACGTCGCCCAGGGTGGCGGTACCGACGCCGCGGCACTGCCCGCCGCGCTCGAGGCTGTCTCCCAGGAGCTGCGCGGCGCGTGA
- the rpsD gene encoding 30S ribosomal protein S4 — MTTKSQDRRKVRLSRALGVALTPKAARYLEKRPYAPGEHGRTKRKADSDYAVRLREKQRLREQYGIREKQLQIVFKEAKRQEGLTGENLVELLEMRLDALVVRSGFARTTAQARQLVVHRHILVDGQLVDRPSFRVKPGQLIHVKPKSEGLEPFQVAAAGGHAEVLPPVPGYLEVELDKLQARLVRRPKRAEVPVTCEVQLVVEYYSGR, encoded by the coding sequence GTGACCACGAAGTCCCAGGACCGCCGCAAGGTCCGTCTCAGCCGCGCCCTCGGCGTGGCCCTCACCCCGAAGGCCGCCCGCTACCTCGAGAAGCGTCCCTACGCTCCGGGCGAGCACGGCCGCACCAAGCGCAAGGCCGACAGCGACTACGCCGTCCGTCTGCGCGAGAAGCAGCGTCTGCGCGAGCAGTACGGCATCCGCGAGAAGCAGCTGCAGATCGTCTTCAAGGAGGCCAAGCGCCAGGAGGGTCTGACCGGTGAGAACCTGGTCGAGCTCCTGGAGATGCGTCTCGACGCCCTCGTCGTGCGCTCGGGCTTCGCCCGCACCACGGCGCAGGCTCGTCAGCTCGTCGTGCACCGCCACATCCTCGTCGACGGCCAGCTCGTCGACCGCCCGTCGTTCCGCGTGAAGCCGGGTCAGCTCATCCACGTCAAGCCCAAGAGCGAGGGCCTCGAGCCCTTCCAGGTGGCGGCTGCCGGCGGTCACGCCGAGGTCCTGCCCCCGGTCCCGGGCTACCTCGAGGTCGAGCTCGACAAGCTCCAGGCCCGCCTGGTCCGTCGTCCGAAGCGCGCTGAGGTCCCCGTGACCTGTGAAGTGCAGCTCGTCGTCGAGTACTACTCGGGTCGCTGA